One segment of Nostoc piscinale CENA21 DNA contains the following:
- a CDS encoding ABC transporter permease encodes MTITKRQLPTFLRFAKNPNLSQKLMIIGLAITLFFIFLAFFAPVLQAWGWLQNPKDFLANPIQEAPSAKYWFGTSRLGHDVFSRTLFGAQAALQVVILATALSMVIGVPLGMVSGYLGGRLDKILLFLMDSIYTLPGLLLSVTLAFVVGRGILNAAIAISIAYIPQYYRVVRNHTVSVKTEVFIEAAQAMGASTWIVLSRYLFFNVIQSVPVLFTLNAADAILVLGGLGFLGLGLPEEVPEWGHDLKQALEALPTGVWWTTLFPGLAMTLMVVGLSLLGEGLNEFVNPRLRGENGIRK; translated from the coding sequence ATGACCATAACTAAACGTCAGCTGCCAACTTTTTTACGTTTTGCCAAAAATCCGAACCTTTCCCAGAAATTAATGATTATTGGGTTAGCCATCACCCTATTTTTTATCTTTTTGGCATTTTTTGCCCCTGTATTGCAGGCTTGGGGATGGCTACAAAACCCCAAAGATTTTCTTGCTAACCCCATTCAAGAAGCACCATCAGCCAAATATTGGTTTGGTACTAGTCGCTTGGGTCATGATGTATTTTCACGTACTTTGTTTGGCGCTCAAGCTGCTTTGCAAGTGGTGATTTTAGCCACGGCGCTGAGTATGGTGATTGGTGTACCGTTGGGGATGGTGAGTGGTTATCTTGGCGGTAGGTTAGACAAGATACTGCTATTTCTGATGGATAGCATCTATACCTTACCGGGGTTATTGCTTTCTGTGACGCTGGCCTTTGTGGTGGGGCGAGGGATATTAAATGCTGCGATCGCTATTAGTATTGCTTACATCCCTCAATATTACCGCGTGGTTCGCAACCATACAGTGAGTGTAAAAACAGAAGTATTTATCGAAGCAGCACAAGCAATGGGCGCTTCTACCTGGATTGTGCTGTCGCGTTATTTATTTTTCAACGTCATTCAAAGCGTACCTGTACTATTTACCCTCAATGCCGCCGATGCAATTTTAGTATTGGGCGGTTTAGGCTTTTTGGGGCTGGGACTACCGGAAGAAGTACCAGAATGGGGACATGATTTAAAACAAGCCCTCGAAGCCCTACCCACAGGGGTTTGGTGGACTACATTATTTCCTGGTTTAGCCATGACATTAATGGTAGTAGGGTTATCCCTACTTGGTGAGGGGTTAAATGAATTTGTCAATCCTCGTTTGCGGGGAGAAAATGGGATTCGGAAATAG
- the trxB gene encoding thioredoxin-disulfide reductase, whose amino-acid sequence MTNPTIENVVIIGSGPAGYTAAIYAARANLKPVVFEGFQAGGLPGGQLMTTTEVENFPGFPQGITGPELMDRMKAQAERWGAELHTEDVISVDLSQRPFTVRSEEREVKAHSLIIATGATAKRLGLASEPQFWSRGISACAICDGATPIFHGAELAVIGAGDSAAEESIYLTKYGSKVNLLVRSDKMRASKAMQDRVLSNPKIQVHWNTEVVDVFGNGHMDGVKVRNNQTGAESEIHAKGLFYAIGHTPNTSLFKGQLELDEVGYIVTKHGSVETSVEGVFAAGDVQDHEYRQAITAAGTGCMAALLTERWLSSNGLIQEFHQEPTINNELETQPAQKKTEAEEAAGFNLQATRHEGGYALRKLFHESDRLLIVKYVAPGCGPCHTLKPILNKVVDEFDGKIHFVEIDIDKDREIAENAGVTGTPTVQFFKDKELLKEIKGVKQKSEYRQLIESNL is encoded by the coding sequence ATGACTAACCCAACAATAGAAAACGTAGTGATTATCGGTTCCGGGCCAGCAGGATACACAGCTGCTATCTATGCAGCACGAGCTAACCTGAAACCTGTTGTTTTTGAAGGTTTCCAAGCTGGGGGGTTGCCGGGTGGGCAACTAATGACAACGACGGAAGTAGAAAACTTTCCTGGCTTCCCTCAAGGGATTACAGGGCCAGAACTGATGGATCGAATGAAGGCACAGGCCGAGCGTTGGGGGGCTGAGTTACATACTGAAGATGTGATATCTGTTGATTTAAGCCAGCGTCCGTTTACTGTGCGTTCCGAAGAAAGAGAAGTTAAAGCTCACAGTTTAATTATTGCCACTGGTGCAACAGCCAAGCGTTTGGGTTTAGCTAGTGAACCCCAGTTTTGGAGTCGGGGAATTTCTGCTTGTGCAATTTGTGATGGTGCAACACCAATTTTTCACGGTGCAGAGTTGGCGGTAATTGGTGCTGGTGACTCAGCCGCAGAAGAATCAATTTATCTGACTAAATATGGTTCCAAGGTTAACTTGTTGGTGCGGTCTGATAAGATGCGGGCTTCTAAAGCTATGCAAGACCGAGTTTTGAGTAACCCGAAAATCCAAGTGCATTGGAACACAGAAGTTGTGGATGTGTTTGGCAATGGTCACATGGATGGGGTGAAAGTTCGCAATAATCAAACGGGTGCAGAAAGCGAAATTCACGCCAAGGGTTTATTTTATGCGATCGGTCACACGCCCAACACCTCTTTATTTAAGGGACAGCTAGAATTGGATGAGGTGGGTTACATTGTCACAAAACATGGCTCTGTAGAAACCAGTGTTGAGGGTGTTTTTGCTGCTGGTGATGTGCAGGATCATGAATATCGTCAAGCAATTACAGCTGCGGGTACTGGTTGTATGGCGGCATTGTTGACAGAACGTTGGTTATCTTCTAATGGTTTAATTCAAGAGTTTCATCAAGAGCCAACAATCAATAATGAGTTAGAAACTCAGCCAGCCCAAAAGAAAACGGAAGCAGAGGAAGCAGCTGGGTTTAATTTACAGGCGACACGTCATGAAGGTGGTTATGCTTTACGCAAATTATTCCATGAAAGCGATCGCCTGCTAATCGTCAAATACGTCGCTCCTGGTTGCGGCCCTTGTCATACCCTCAAACCCATACTTAATAAAGTCGTGGATGAATTCGACGGCAAAATTCACTTTGTGGAAATTGATATCGATAAAGACCGCGAGATTGCCGAAAATGCTGGAGTAACAGGTACACCAACAGTACAGTTCTTCAAAGACAAAGAACTGTTGAAAGAAATCAAAGGCGTGAAACAAAAGAGCGAGTACCGCCAGTTGATTGAAAGCAACCTTTAG
- a CDS encoding type IV pilin-like G/H family protein, producing MLKPELQAKYLHYLSNRKNKQEEGFTLIELLVVVIIIGVLAAIALPSLLGQVNKAKQAEAKNNIGSINRAQQAYFLEYQQFTTELVQLGVGIKTQTENYIYSSAINIGIVNNKATSTKAALKSYLGLVGTQVGNVQTSEALTVAFACESNSPTTAAPGNATGLGCIANYKSLAN from the coding sequence ATGCTCAAGCCAGAATTGCAAGCTAAATATCTACACTATCTCAGCAACCGTAAGAACAAACAAGAAGAAGGTTTTACACTCATTGAACTGCTGGTTGTAGTAATTATTATCGGTGTATTGGCAGCGATCGCGCTACCTTCACTACTCGGTCAGGTTAACAAAGCCAAGCAAGCGGAAGCTAAAAACAACATTGGTTCAATTAACCGCGCTCAACAAGCTTACTTCCTAGAATATCAGCAGTTCACAACTGAATTAGTTCAGCTAGGTGTTGGTATCAAAACTCAAACAGAAAACTACATCTACTCCAGTGCTATCAACATTGGTATTGTTAATAACAAAGCCACATCCACCAAAGCAGCACTAAAATCCTATCTTGGTCTTGTTGGTACTCAAGTAGGTAACGTCCAAACCAGTGAAGCATTAACGGTTGCTTTTGCTTGTGAATCTAATAGCCCCACCACCGCTGCACCAGGTAACGCAACTGGTTTAGGTTGTATTGCTAACTACAAATCTTTAGCTAACTAA
- a CDS encoding O-linked N-acetylglucosamine transferase, SPINDLY family protein has translation MIPTLATHTPDKLQQAYQYLIQCSYEQAVCLYEQIIQAEPENKSCYCYLGLALLLQGKVAEAQTTWLIAMMEDDETQAADWTQELTEVLIGESVRREAIEEYSNAEIIRQQIKEFSPTNISNLLHLVQLIIQQEKYISDELIELEIITLLQSEPPVEVEWEILSAVLQAVLDVAPLHPSSLSLAEVCLRYIHEQYQADNFINILVPIAINTAYSLKQADIGASYLKLGLKIDGENRELLFYITGIYYVLGKYQTGIETAKLVYSLSEELPDIVFASSLILKGLVSSGGSNWQAACVAWEQHESLLKALVSERSLSITPLQVSRIFNINYFTPYFQDNPREYRILRNQLAEICQNNLAITYQTEVAKYQADRSQQKIANKKLKIGYLSHCLRSHSVGWLTRWLIKYHDRERFDINAYLISCEPTFDPLHDWYLTQFDHVYKSENLKQVTEQIYQDEIDILVDLDSITLDLTCGIIALKPAPIQVTWLGWDASGIPAIDYFIADPYVLPESADEYYREKIWRLPQTYIAVDGFEVGVPTLRRDDLNIPTDAVVYFSGQRGFKRHPDTARLQMNILKEVPNSYFLIKGDADEEYIKSFFYELATEVGVEIERLRFLPGAPSEAAHRANLGIADVVLDTYPYNGATTTLETLWMGIPLVTRVGEQFAARNSYTMMINAGITEGIAWTDAEYVEWGVRLGNDENLRQQIARKLKASRRTSPLWNGKQFAREMEKAYEQMWQKYIGTST, from the coding sequence ATGATCCCAACTTTAGCAACACACACTCCAGATAAATTACAGCAAGCTTATCAATATTTAATTCAATGCAGTTATGAGCAAGCAGTTTGTTTATATGAACAAATAATTCAAGCTGAACCAGAAAATAAATCTTGTTATTGTTACTTAGGATTAGCTTTATTATTACAAGGAAAAGTTGCAGAAGCCCAAACCACTTGGCTAATAGCTATGATGGAAGATGATGAAACTCAAGCTGCTGATTGGACACAAGAATTAACAGAAGTTTTAATCGGAGAATCTGTCAGGCGTGAAGCCATAGAAGAATATTCAAATGCTGAAATAATTCGCCAACAAATCAAAGAATTTTCTCCAACAAATATTAGCAACTTATTGCATCTTGTACAGTTAATTATTCAGCAAGAAAAATATATAAGTGATGAATTAATAGAATTAGAAATAATTACATTACTTCAGTCTGAACCCCCCGTAGAAGTTGAATGGGAGATATTAAGTGCAGTTTTACAGGCTGTTTTAGATGTGGCTCCCTTACATCCATCATCTTTATCATTAGCTGAAGTTTGTCTCCGCTATATTCATGAGCAATATCAGGCTGATAATTTTATTAATATTTTAGTGCCAATAGCTATTAATACTGCCTATTCTTTAAAACAAGCAGATATTGGTGCAAGTTATTTAAAGTTAGGTTTAAAAATAGATGGAGAAAATCGAGAGCTTTTATTTTATATTACAGGTATTTATTATGTACTTGGTAAATATCAAACGGGAATAGAAACAGCAAAATTAGTCTATTCTTTATCTGAAGAATTGCCAGATATAGTTTTTGCAAGTTCCTTAATTTTGAAAGGTTTAGTTAGTTCCGGAGGAAGTAATTGGCAAGCCGCTTGTGTTGCTTGGGAACAGCATGAATCATTATTAAAAGCTTTGGTTTCTGAGCGATCGCTAAGTATTACCCCACTCCAAGTATCTCGAATTTTCAATATCAATTACTTTACTCCCTACTTTCAAGATAACCCCAGAGAATATAGAATTCTTCGCAATCAGTTAGCGGAAATTTGTCAAAATAACCTAGCAATTACTTATCAAACAGAAGTTGCAAAATATCAAGCAGATCGTTCACAGCAAAAAATTGCTAATAAAAAACTTAAAATAGGTTACTTATCTCACTGTTTAAGAAGCCATTCTGTTGGTTGGCTGACTAGATGGCTAATTAAATATCATGACAGAGAACGCTTTGATATTAATGCTTATTTGATTAGTTGTGAGCCTACATTTGACCCTTTACACGACTGGTATCTGACTCAGTTTGACCATGTTTATAAAAGTGAAAACCTAAAACAAGTTACCGAACAAATTTATCAAGACGAAATTGATATTTTAGTTGATTTAGATAGTATTACCTTAGACTTAACTTGTGGCATTATTGCCCTCAAACCTGCGCCGATTCAAGTAACTTGGTTAGGTTGGGATGCTTCTGGAATTCCAGCTATTGATTACTTTATTGCTGATCCTTACGTATTGCCAGAGTCAGCAGATGAATATTACAGAGAAAAAATCTGGCGTTTACCTCAAACATACATAGCCGTTGATGGTTTTGAAGTAGGTGTACCTACTCTACGCCGCGATGATTTAAATATTCCTACTGATGCTGTAGTTTATTTCAGCGGACAGCGAGGTTTTAAACGTCATCCTGATACTGCACGCCTGCAAATGAACATTCTAAAAGAAGTACCTAATAGCTACTTCTTAATTAAAGGCGATGCCGATGAAGAATACATCAAAAGCTTTTTTTATGAATTAGCAACAGAAGTAGGAGTCGAAATTGAGCGGTTGCGTTTTTTACCAGGCGCACCATCAGAAGCGGCTCATCGGGCTAATTTAGGCATTGCAGATGTAGTTCTAGATACATATCCTTACAATGGTGCGACAACGACTTTAGAAACTTTGTGGATGGGTATTCCATTAGTGACAAGAGTTGGCGAACAATTTGCCGCACGTAACAGTTACACTATGATGATTAATGCTGGCATCACTGAAGGTATTGCTTGGACAGATGCAGAATATGTCGAGTGGGGTGTGCGCTTAGGTAATGATGAAAATTTACGCCAGCAAATAGCCAGAAAGTTGAAAGCATCTCGCCGAACTTCGCCTTTATGGAATGGTAAACAATTTGCTCGTGAAATGGAAAAAGCTTACGAGCAAATGTGGCAGAAGTATATAGGGACTTCCACTTAA
- a CDS encoding glycosyltransferase family 8 protein has translation MLANFNPQPIFLVCAADNNYAMPLAVTVRSALANLKSNRKISLLIIDGGISQSNKLKIIQSFNPEQINISWVQPDNKIFENLVLSRHLTISCYYRLLITEFLPKEVNKAIYLDSDMVVTGDLEELWNIDIADNYVLAVQDDVQLYISMSQGLRNYQDHSLSPDTKYFNSGLLVINLDKWRTENLGLKVINYLRDNIEYSPDDQDGLNAVIAGKWGELHPKWNQMPKVYNYLSSEDSPYPENVLQEILNHPGIIHFTNAPKPWYAGLRTECQHPKKHLFFEYLDMTSWKGWRDTYWRRLGRKVGKLTLLNTSKL, from the coding sequence ATGCTGGCTAATTTCAATCCTCAACCAATTTTTCTCGTTTGTGCTGCTGATAATAACTACGCAATGCCTTTAGCTGTCACAGTCCGTTCAGCTTTAGCAAATCTGAAAAGTAATCGTAAAATTTCACTATTAATTATCGATGGCGGTATTAGTCAATCCAACAAACTTAAAATAATTCAATCATTCAATCCCGAACAGATAAATATTTCTTGGGTACAACCAGACAACAAAATATTTGAAAATTTAGTTTTATCTAGACATCTCACAATTAGCTGCTATTATCGATTGCTAATTACTGAATTTTTACCAAAAGAAGTCAATAAAGCAATTTATCTCGACAGCGATATGGTTGTCACAGGAGACTTAGAAGAACTATGGAATATTGATATTGCCGATAACTATGTATTAGCGGTACAAGATGATGTACAACTATATATATCAATGTCTCAAGGATTAAGGAATTATCAAGACCACAGCTTATCACCAGATACTAAATATTTCAATTCTGGGCTTTTAGTAATTAATTTAGATAAATGGCGCACAGAAAATCTTGGATTGAAAGTTATCAATTATCTCAGAGACAATATAGAATATTCACCTGATGATCAAGATGGTTTAAACGCAGTTATAGCTGGTAAATGGGGAGAACTTCACCCCAAATGGAACCAAATGCCGAAAGTTTATAATTATCTATCATCAGAAGATAGCCCATATCCAGAAAATGTACTTCAAGAAATATTGAATCATCCTGGAATTATTCATTTTACTAATGCGCCTAAACCCTGGTATGCAGGATTACGTACAGAATGCCAACATCCAAAAAAACATTTGTTTTTTGAGTATCTTGATATGACATCTTGGAAAGGATGGCGAGATACTTATTGGAGGAGGTTAGGGCGAAAAGTTGGTAAACTCACCTTACTCAATACTTCTAAATTGTAG
- a CDS encoding CsbD family protein, giving the protein MSLEDRAKATAKNIEGKAQEALGNVTGDPEDKAEGKAKQAESEVRQGMEDIKDSVKRKLD; this is encoded by the coding sequence ATGAGCTTAGAAGATCGCGCAAAAGCTACTGCTAAGAATATTGAAGGTAAAGCTCAAGAAGCACTAGGTAATGTGACTGGCGACCCTGAAGATAAAGCTGAAGGTAAAGCAAAGCAAGCCGAAAGTGAAGTACGTCAAGGTATGGAAGATATCAAAGATTCTGTTAAAAGAAAGCTTGACTAG
- the uvrB gene encoding excinuclease ABC subunit UvrB: MTEFCLQAPFAPTGDQPQAIAQLVSSIQSGNRYQTLLGATGTGKTFTVAAVIEKIGKPTLVLAHNKTLAAQLCNELREFFPKNAVEYFVSYYDYYQPEAYIPVTDTYIEKTAAINDEIDMLRHSATRSLFERRDVIVVASISCIYGLGIPAEYLKAAIPLKIGMEVNQREVLRDLASVQYSRNDLEMGRGRFRVRGDVLEIGPAYEDRIIRVEFFGDEIDAIRYIDPVTGEIINSLDAVNIYPARHFVTPEERLEIACEDIAFELKQRKQELETTGKLLEAQRIDQRTRYDLEMLREVGYCNGVENYSRHLAGRQAGEPPECLIDYFPKDWLLVIDESHVTVPQIRGMYNGDQARKKVLIEHGFRLPSAADNRPLKADEFWQKVNQCIFVSATPGNWELEVSDHHIVEQVIRPTGVIDPEISVRPTEGQIDDLLGEIKDRVDLHERTLITTLTKRMAEDLTEYLQDNSIRVRYLHSEINSIERIEIIQDLREGNFDVLVGVNLLREGLDLPEVSLVAILDADKEGFLRAERSLIQTIGRAARHIRGQAILYADNLTDSMIKAIEETERRRNIQTAYNRIHGITPQPIVKKSSNAILSFLEVSRRLNATELKAVDEHISEIPLEEIPDLIIKLEAQMKDAAKKLEFEEAAKLRDHIKHLRDKLLGH; this comes from the coding sequence ATGACAGAATTTTGTCTTCAAGCTCCCTTTGCACCTACAGGCGATCAACCACAAGCGATCGCACAACTTGTTTCCAGTATCCAATCGGGTAATCGTTACCAAACCTTACTGGGAGCTACAGGCACCGGCAAAACCTTTACAGTAGCAGCAGTAATTGAGAAAATCGGTAAACCAACCTTAGTTTTGGCACATAACAAAACTTTAGCTGCACAACTGTGTAATGAGTTACGTGAGTTCTTTCCCAAAAATGCAGTCGAGTATTTTGTCAGCTACTACGATTACTATCAACCAGAAGCTTATATTCCTGTAACAGACACTTATATTGAAAAAACAGCTGCGATTAATGATGAAATTGATATGTTGCGTCACTCAGCGACGCGATCGCTGTTTGAACGTCGAGATGTCATCGTCGTTGCATCTATTAGCTGTATCTACGGTTTAGGAATTCCCGCCGAATATTTAAAAGCAGCCATACCCTTAAAAATTGGGATGGAAGTTAATCAACGGGAAGTTTTGCGCGATTTAGCCTCAGTACAATATAGCCGCAACGATTTAGAAATGGGTCGGGGACGTTTTCGCGTCCGGGGTGATGTTTTAGAAATCGGCCCAGCCTACGAAGACCGAATTATTCGTGTAGAATTTTTTGGTGATGAAATTGATGCAATTCGTTATATTGACCCTGTAACAGGCGAAATTATTAATAGTTTGGATGCTGTTAATATCTACCCAGCGCGGCACTTTGTTACCCCAGAAGAACGCTTAGAAATTGCTTGCGAAGACATTGCCTTTGAGCTAAAACAGCGCAAACAAGAACTAGAAACAACAGGCAAATTATTAGAAGCACAACGTATAGATCAGCGTACTCGTTACGACTTAGAAATGTTGCGCGAAGTTGGGTATTGTAACGGCGTAGAAAACTATTCCCGTCACCTTGCAGGTCGACAAGCAGGCGAACCACCAGAATGTTTAATTGATTATTTCCCGAAAGATTGGCTGTTAGTTATTGATGAATCTCATGTGACTGTGCCGCAAATTCGGGGCATGTATAACGGCGACCAAGCCAGGAAAAAAGTGTTAATTGAACATGGATTTCGTCTGCCTAGTGCCGCCGATAATCGTCCTTTAAAAGCTGATGAATTTTGGCAAAAAGTTAACCAGTGTATTTTTGTTTCGGCAACACCTGGAAATTGGGAATTAGAAGTTTCAGACCATCACATTGTTGAGCAAGTAATTCGCCCTACTGGTGTAATTGATCCAGAAATTTCAGTACGTCCCACCGAGGGGCAAATTGATGATTTGCTCGGAGAAATTAAAGACAGAGTTGACCTTCATGAAAGAACGCTAATTACAACATTAACTAAGCGGATGGCGGAAGATTTGACCGAATATTTGCAAGACAATAGTATTCGCGTGCGGTATTTGCATTCTGAAATTAATTCTATTGAACGGATTGAAATTATTCAAGATTTACGTGAAGGCAATTTTGATGTATTAGTTGGGGTAAACTTGCTGCGGGAAGGGTTAGACTTACCAGAAGTTTCCTTAGTGGCAATTTTAGATGCAGATAAAGAAGGTTTCTTACGTGCTGAACGTTCTTTAATTCAAACTATTGGTAGGGCTGCACGTCACATTCGCGGACAGGCAATTTTATATGCTGATAATTTAACAGACAGCATGATTAAAGCCATTGAAGAAACTGAAAGAAGGCGGAACATTCAAACTGCATATAACCGGATACATGGAATTACACCACAACCCATTGTCAAAAAATCGAGTAATGCGATTTTGTCATTTTTAGAAGTATCGCGTCGATTAAATGCTACAGAACTAAAAGCTGTAGATGAACATATCAGTGAAATACCTTTAGAAGAGATTCCCGACTTAATTATTAAGTTAGAAGCCCAGATGAAAGATGCCGCCAAAAAACTAGAATTTGAAGAAGCGGCAAAATTGCGCGATCACATCAAACATCTGCGAGATAAACTACTAGGTCATTAG
- a CDS encoding transglycosylase domain-containing protein: MNSPQPPQKPQTILGQLTQAVHTIQARVDFSKLALKPNARVPELWVQDAGADKAEVYPLLGDRYILGRSSKSCDIVVRNPVVSQIHLSLSRDSTQRKPVFVIRDENSTNGIYLGKRRLTSLELRHGDIITLGPPELAASVRLQYVDPPPLYVKAGTWAGYGVGGASALLALVIGVEWLKFSVRPLPTATRAPVIVYARDGSTPLREPRTTSHVDMKNLQDFGPYLANAVVASEDSRYYWHVGVDPLGILRAVLINSRSGDLQQGASTVTQQVARSLFRDYVGSQDSLGRKLREAIVALKLETFYSKDYILLTYLNRVFLGGDTSGFEDAAKYYFEKSAKELTLAEAATLVGILPAPNAFDFCGDGPNKLEAADYRNRVIKRMLEMGKISQEDANRARRSTVQVSPKVCEQQAKTIAPYFYNYVFQELDSILGEGAAREGNYIIETQLDPAIQAQAEASLRNSVNNEGSSLRFSQGAIVTLDSKTGSILAMVGGTDYRKSQFNRAVQAKRQPGSTFKIFAYTAAIQQGISPYKTYSCAPLPWQGFTYKPCRSGADVSLDIATGLALSENPIALRVAREVGLNKVVAMAQKLGVKSQLDPVPGLVLGQSVVNVLEMTGAFGAIGNQGVWNPPHAISRILDSGDCKDRKDLKTCRVIYSFDQNREANKRVLSTEVADEMTTLMRGVVTRGTGRSASIGLGEAGKTGTTDKNVDLWFIGFIPSRRLVTGIWLGNDNNSPTYGSSAQAAQLWGRYMGRIAR, from the coding sequence ATGAATTCTCCCCAACCTCCCCAAAAGCCACAAACTATACTTGGTCAACTGACTCAAGCCGTACATACAATTCAAGCTAGGGTCGATTTTTCCAAGCTGGCGCTGAAGCCAAATGCTAGAGTACCGGAACTTTGGGTACAGGATGCAGGGGCGGATAAGGCGGAGGTCTACCCATTGTTGGGCGATCGCTATATCCTAGGCAGAAGTTCTAAATCTTGCGATATCGTTGTTCGTAACCCAGTTGTCAGCCAAATTCATCTGTCTTTGTCGCGGGACTCTACCCAACGCAAACCTGTATTCGTAATTCGAGATGAAAACTCAACCAATGGGATTTATCTGGGGAAACGGCGGCTGACTTCTTTAGAACTGCGGCATGGCGATATCATCACTCTAGGGCCGCCAGAACTAGCAGCATCAGTCAGATTGCAATATGTAGATCCACCACCATTGTATGTCAAAGCTGGAACCTGGGCAGGATATGGAGTTGGTGGTGCCAGTGCTTTGTTAGCCTTGGTTATTGGTGTGGAATGGCTGAAGTTTTCTGTTCGACCTTTACCGACAGCCACTCGCGCCCCAGTCATAGTTTATGCCCGTGATGGTTCAACGCCTCTACGTGAACCGCGAACAACTTCTCACGTAGATATGAAGAACCTGCAAGACTTTGGCCCTTATTTAGCTAATGCTGTAGTCGCCTCAGAAGATAGCCGTTACTATTGGCACGTTGGCGTAGACCCCTTGGGGATTTTACGCGCAGTATTAATTAATAGCCGCAGTGGTGATTTACAGCAAGGAGCGAGTACAGTTACCCAACAGGTCGCTCGGAGTTTATTCCGTGATTACGTTGGTTCCCAAGACTCCCTGGGACGAAAATTGCGTGAAGCCATTGTGGCGCTGAAGTTAGAAACTTTTTATAGCAAAGACTACATTTTGCTGACTTACTTAAATCGCGTGTTTTTGGGCGGAGATACTTCAGGTTTTGAAGATGCGGCTAAGTATTACTTTGAGAAGTCAGCCAAAGAACTCACCTTAGCCGAAGCCGCAACTTTAGTGGGTATTTTGCCTGCGCCCAATGCGTTTGATTTTTGTGGTGACGGCCCCAATAAACTAGAAGCTGCTGATTACCGCAACCGTGTAATTAAGCGGATGTTGGAAATGGGCAAAATCTCCCAAGAAGATGCAAATCGAGCGAGACGTTCTACAGTGCAAGTCAGCCCGAAAGTGTGCGAACAGCAAGCCAAAACTATTGCACCTTATTTTTATAATTATGTTTTTCAAGAACTCGACTCAATCTTAGGAGAAGGTGCAGCTAGGGAAGGAAACTACATTATTGAAACCCAACTAGATCCGGCAATTCAAGCCCAAGCCGAAGCCTCATTGCGGAATTCTGTGAATAATGAAGGTTCAAGCTTGCGTTTTTCCCAAGGGGCGATCGTTACTTTAGATTCCAAAACAGGTAGTATTTTGGCAATGGTGGGCGGGACTGATTACCGCAAAAGTCAATTTAATCGTGCTGTCCAAGCCAAAAGACAACCAGGTTCTACTTTTAAAATTTTTGCCTACACCGCAGCCATTCAACAGGGAATTTCACCATATAAAACTTATTCTTGCGCTCCTTTGCCTTGGCAGGGTTTTACTTATAAACCTTGCCGTTCTGGCGCTGATGTCAGTTTAGATATTGCCACAGGTTTGGCACTGTCAGAAAACCCCATTGCTTTGCGAGTCGCCCGCGAAGTTGGTTTAAATAAAGTTGTGGCTATGGCGCAAAAATTGGGGGTAAAGTCCCAACTTGATCCGGTTCCTGGTTTGGTACTGGGTCAAAGTGTGGTGAATGTTTTAGAAATGACCGGGGCTTTTGGTGCAATTGGGAATCAAGGTGTGTGGAATCCTCCCCACGCCATTAGCCGCATTCTCGACAGTGGTGATTGCAAGGATCGTAAAGATTTAAAAACTTGTCGTGTGATTTATTCTTTTGACCAAAACCGTGAAGCTAACAAGCGAGTTCTGTCTACAGAAGTAGCTGATGAAATGACTACCTTAATGCGAGGCGTAGTTACAAGAGGTACAGGACGGAGTGCGTCAATTGGTTTGGGAGAAGCTGGTAAAACAGGGACAACTGATAAAAACGTTGACCTTTGGTTTATTGGGTTTATTCCTAGCCGCCGATTGGTCACAGGTATCTGGCTAGGCAATGATAATAATTCCCCCACTTACGGTAGCAGCGCCCAAGCTGCTCAACTGTGGGGGAGGTATATGGGTAGAATTGCGAGGTAA
- a CDS encoding DUF2887 domain-containing protein, producing MRRDSIFYKLFQKFPPLLFELLKHPPNNAQNYLFDSVTLKEPGFEIDGVFLPPEDETKGIVYIPTCRSSKSTNIAHLLVC from the coding sequence ATGCGACGAGATTCGATATTTTATAAACTATTTCAAAAATTCCCACCTTTGTTATTTGAGCTACTGAAGCATCCTCCAAATAATGCTCAAAACTACCTTTTTGATTCAGTAACGCTGAAAGAGCCAGGATTTGAAATCGATGGCGTATTTCTTCCACCAGAAGATGAAACTAAAGGAATTGTATATATCCCGACTTGCAGAAGCAGTAAATCTACAAATATTGCTCATTTATTAGTCTGCTGA